The stretch of DNA GGCCATGAAAATTTCCAGCGAATTCATCGCTGGTGTCTTGGTCGGAGCGCTGCTTGGCTGGTTTATCGACCGCGTCGCCGGTACGTCACCCTGGGGATTAATTATTTTTCTCCTTTTGGGCTTTGGTGCCGGAGTGCTCAATGTACTTCGTTCCGCAGGGTATGTTGCTGATCAAGGCAGCATTAAGACTAGCGCGGAAAAGAATGACGGGAAATAAGGCTTGGCGGGCTTTACGGTAAAGTTCGTTCAAGTGTATGTGAATGGGCGGGATTCTGCCCGAGACTGAAACGCCTGCGGGCAGGAACGACAGACGAGGTTAAGGTGGCCAACGATCCGATCCATCAGTTCCATATCAACCGGTGGATTCCCATCGATGTTGGCGGCGTCGACTTTTCGTTCACCAACGTCTCGGCCTTCATGGTCGCAACCGTGGTGGTCGCTTCGGGCTTTCTATACCTGACCTCTTCGGGTCGCGGTATGATCCCGACGCGCCTTCAGTCGGTTTCGGAAATGGCCTATGAATT from Brucella sp. BE17 encodes:
- a CDS encoding AtpZ/AtpI family protein, coding for MARGTDPEKPSGTVKNVGETSGSGELDHRLNRLEAELVKKGALKPPASEDGRSETASSVAQAMKISSEFIAGVLVGALLGWFIDRVAGTSPWGLIIFLLLGFGAGVLNVLRSAGYVADQGSIKTSAEKNDGK